Genomic window (Sebaldella sp. S0638):
ATAACCTTACGGCTTTCTTTTAAATCCATAAAGAAATTTCCGTGTTCTTTCCCCAAAATGATATTTTCCAAAACAGACATCTGGCTTACAAGCATAAAATGCTGGTGAACCATCCCTATTCCTTTGTGAAATGCCTCTCTGGGGTTTGATATGGTGCTTTTCTCCCCGTTTATAAATATTTCCCCCTTATCGGGCTTATAAAGACCAAACAAAATATTCATAAGGGTACTTTTGCCAGTACCGTTTTCACCAAGCAGACAATGAATCTCGTTTTTTTCCACTTCAAAGGTAATATCATCATTGGCTTTTACACCGGGAAAGGTTTTTGTTATATTTTTCATTTCTATAACTAAAGACACTTTACTCCTCACTTTCACCTGTTTTCTAAACAAATTTCAAATAAATATTCCGGTTTATTTTGAATAAGTATTATTTTTCAAAAACTCATCTACATTTTCCGGTTTATCCGGTATAACCAATTCTCCGCTGATTATCTTCTGCTTTATTTTTTCCACTTCATCTATTATTTCCTGAGGTACTTTTATATTGCTTCCTTCAGTTGTGTATCCTACACCGTCTTCTTTCAGACCAAGTACATTCATTCCCTGACTGAATTTCCCCTCTTTGATATCTTTTATTGCGGAATATGCAGCAACATCTACTTTCTTTATCATTGTTGCTATTATATTATCCGGTGCAAGTTTATTCTGATTTGAATTCACTCCTATTGCTATAAAGCCTTTTTCCTCTGCTGCCTGAAACAGCCCTGTCCCTGATGCTCCCGCAGCATGATAGATAACATCATTTCCCTTTTGATTCATTGTACTTGCGATTACTTTCCCCGTAGACGGATCATTAAAACCTCCCACATAATCGGCTGTTACTGCATAAGACGGATTAATATATCTTATTCCCGCCATATAACCTGTATAAAATTTATTTATAAGAGGTGAATTCACTCCCCCTATAAATCCCAGCTTATTTTCACTGTTGAATTTTGGATCTATTTTCTGTTCTTTTGATAATGCGGCAAGCACACCTACAAGAAACGACCCTTCCTGTTCTTTCGCCTCATAAGATGCTATATTAGGCATATCCAATACCCCATCAATATATGCGAACTTCTGGTCAGGATATTTTTCCGCAGTTTTTTTCAGCGCGTCCATCTGTTCCTGCCCCACTACTATGATTAATGCATATTCCCCCGAACTTGCCATTGTTTCCTGTGCATTTTCCTGATCTGCCGCAGTATTCGGTTCCACATTGTTATATTTTATGCCGAAATCCGCCTCTGCCCTTTTTACTCCTTCGAATACAAGATCATTAAACGAATTTCCTCCAAGTTTTGCTTTAGTATATATAACTCCCACTTTGATGTTCCCTTTACCTGAAGCATCATCTCCGCCGCTTTCACTTTTTCCGCAGCCTAAAACTGTCAATACCATAGTCATTACCAACAACAGATACTTAAAATTCTTCCTCAACATCTTATCACCTCAAATATTTTCTATATTTCCAACTTGTTCAACAAGTTAATCAAGTTGTACAATTTAATAAGTTATACCTTATTTTTTCTATTTGTCAATATTTAATTTTTTCATATACATTAATATAACGGTTAAATAATTTTTTTATGCTGAAAACAATAAATTTCATTGACATTATTAATTTTAATGCTATAATCTTTATGTATGTTTTAATTTTTAAAATTATACTAAATTAAAAATTCAGGAGAATTTGTTATGAAAAAAAATACTATTATTGCAGTTATAGCTGCTGTGTTTGTATTCCTTCTTTTAGCAATAGGGGCTTTATCTTTTACCCTTATTTCAAACAACAAAAAGACCGCAGCCGCTGAGCAGGAAGAAAAAATGAATCAGAAAGTAGATGAGCTTGTAGAAGAAAAGCTTCAGGAAAAAAATGAAGAAGCTAAAAAAGAATCTGAAAAGAAACAGGCTGAGGAAAAAGCAGCAAAGAACAAAGCTAACTTTATCACTGCTAAAGAAGCTCGTGACGGTTATACAGAAAGAGGTGTAGCTGCCAAGCCTTTAGAATGTGAAATTACCGCTAAAGAAAAGAAAATACCAAGCAATGTAGACCAAAAAGCCGAAGGCGGAATGATTTCATGCAAGGGAGAGCAGTACAGAGTTTACATAGGAAACAACAGTGAATATAACTACTTCCAAAAAGGTGATTTTGCTACTTTTGACGTAAGATGGATCGAAAGCAATCTTTATTACTTTTATGTAGACGCTATAGGAGAATGGAATTAATAAATTTATACATAGTAACATAAAAAGAGCTTCCTATATTTGAAATTACAGGAAGCTCTTTTTTTATATAATAACTATTTATCCATGAACAGATAATACATCAGACCGCTGAGTGTAAAACCGTCTTTGATCACATTATTTTTTATCATTTCTTTTATTTCATCTTTTTTTATCCATTTTACATCTGCTATTTCATTCAGATCAAAGTCCCCGCGTTCCTTTTCCTCGTCTAATACAGCCTTTAAAACATGAAATTTCAGGTCAGTGCTTCCGCTTGCAGGAAAATATGAAAAAAGGTGCTGAATATTTTTTATATGATAGCCGGATTCTTCCCAGACTTCCCTTTCCCCTGTTTTCAAAATATCTTCGCCTTTTTCGGTTCCTCCTGCCGGCGTTTCCCATTCAGCAGTACCAAGCAGATATCTGTGTGCCTTCACGAATAATATCTCCTCATCTGCATTTTCCACAATGACAGCAACACCTTCTCTCTGGTAATTTATTACATGATAGCTTTCAATGATAGTTTTATCATTCATTTCTACCCTGTCCAGATAAAAATTAATCCAGTTGCTTTCATACATTACTTTTCTGCCAAGACGTTTCATCGCTCACTTCCTTTCATAATATTTACCCTGCTAAAAAAGCTGAACCGAAATCCAGCCTTCTTAAAAATATTGTTATAGTCTAAATAATAAAATCGTCAAAAATTACAAAAAGATATTATTTTATCATTATCAGTTCCTTGTTTGATTTATTCAGAACCACACAGCCGTCTTTTTTCACTATTACATCATCTTCTATTCTTACTCCGCTGAATCCGTCGATATATATCCCCGGTTCTATAGTGATAAGCATATTTTCTTCAAGGATAATATCTCCCATAGGAGAAACAGTAGGAGCCTCATGTATTTCAAGCCCTATTCCATGCCCTAATCCATGTCCGAAATTATCTCCGTAACCTTTTGATGCTATATAATCTCTTGCTATTTTATCAAGATCGCTGCATTTCATTCCGGCCTTCACCTGTTTTATAGCCATTTTATTAGCTTCCAGAACTATATCATAGATTTCTTTCTGCTTGTCAGAAATTTCATTTCCTACAAAAAACGTTCTTGTCATATCAGACACATAACCATTGTAATATGCACCAAAATCCGTAGTTACCAGTTCATTCATCCCGACTTTTTTATCTGAGGCTACTCCGTGCGGCAGTGCTGATCTGTAACCGCTGGCTACTATAGTATCAAAAGATCTGTTTTCTGCCCCAAGCTTTCTCTGAACATATTCCAGATGAGCAGCTATTTCTTTTTCAGTAATCCCGACTTTTATAATCTTTAAAGTTTCGCTGAATGCTGTATCTGATATTTCTATTGCCTTTTTTATATTTTCTATTTCATGATCTTTTTTTATAAGTCTCTGTTTTACTAAAGATTCACCCAAAGGATACATATTTACTTTGAATATTTCTTCCAGCTTTTTGTAATAACTGAATGTCACGTTCAAATCTTCGAATCCTAGTTTTTTTATACCAAGTTCGTCTATTTTCTCTTTTACCTTATCAAGAGAATTTCTCCCCACTTCTACAAACTTAAAACCATTTGCCTCTACCTGTTTTGTTGCCTGTTCTTTATATCTGAAGTCAGAGAAAAAGAAATTCCCCTCTTTTGCAGCAAGTGCCACTCCTGTAGTTCCGGTAAATCCTGTAAAATATCTGAGATTGTATAAATCTGTTATGAATATTGCATCCACATTCATGTTTTCCATTATTTTGTTCAACATTTTTTCCTCCTTGAGTGATTTTATTTTTATTATATCACAAAACACTTCTGATTTT
Coding sequences:
- a CDS encoding BMP family protein → MLRKNFKYLLLVMTMVLTVLGCGKSESGGDDASGKGNIKVGVIYTKAKLGGNSFNDLVFEGVKRAEADFGIKYNNVEPNTAADQENAQETMASSGEYALIIVVGQEQMDALKKTAEKYPDQKFAYIDGVLDMPNIASYEAKEQEGSFLVGVLAALSKEQKIDPKFNSENKLGFIGGVNSPLINKFYTGYMAGIRYINPSYAVTADYVGGFNDPSTGKVIASTMNQKGNDVIYHAAGASGTGLFQAAEEKGFIAIGVNSNQNKLAPDNIIATMIKKVDVAAYSAIKDIKEGKFSQGMNVLGLKEDGVGYTTEGSNIKVPQEIIDEVEKIKQKIISGELVIPDKPENVDEFLKNNTYSK
- a CDS encoding aminopeptidase P family protein codes for the protein MLNKIMENMNVDAIFITDLYNLRYFTGFTGTTGVALAAKEGNFFFSDFRYKEQATKQVEANGFKFVEVGRNSLDKVKEKIDELGIKKLGFEDLNVTFSYYKKLEEIFKVNMYPLGESLVKQRLIKKDHEIENIKKAIEISDTAFSETLKIIKVGITEKEIAAHLEYVQRKLGAENRSFDTIVASGYRSALPHGVASDKKVGMNELVTTDFGAYYNGYVSDMTRTFFVGNEISDKQKEIYDIVLEANKMAIKQVKAGMKCSDLDKIARDYIASKGYGDNFGHGLGHGIGLEIHEAPTVSPMGDIILEENMLITIEPGIYIDGFSGVRIEDDVIVKKDGCVVLNKSNKELIMIK
- a CDS encoding NUDIX hydrolase; translation: MKRLGRKVMYESNWINFYLDRVEMNDKTIIESYHVINYQREGVAVIVENADEEILFVKAHRYLLGTAEWETPAGGTEKGEDILKTGEREVWEESGYHIKNIQHLFSYFPASGSTDLKFHVLKAVLDEEKERGDFDLNEIADVKWIKKDEIKEMIKNNVIKDGFTLSGLMYYLFMDK